A genome region from Micromonospora inyonensis includes the following:
- a CDS encoding MFS transporter translates to MGYLELLRATHVLRLLTGTLTGRLPSAMATLAIPLALREAGASYGFVGIATGTFAIATAVGGPLLGRAVDHVGQPKVLVPTAVLAGMGFTLIGVVPGKPAWVLVGAALAGVATPPLEPCLRVLWPRILPAARLDRAYALDAGAQELVFVGAPLMVAGTVAVTFPAMALWLAALLGALGVLIVVTAAPSREYRAEERAAHWLGPLRSRGLVVLLTGLVGTGVAIGTLNVLVIFYAEQHRLPGGAGTLLALNAAGALVGALGYGALRWEMPLPRRGLLLAGGMTIGYGLLILLPAPPLMAVLMILTGLFLAPLLTVSFVLVDRLAPPGTVTEAFAWLITVFTSGIALGAAVAGAVIERASPTWAAVGGALATVGTVVVLLAGRNTLAGRVTVPATDRVPA, encoded by the coding sequence ATGGGATATCTGGAACTGTTGCGCGCCACGCATGTGTTGCGGCTGCTGACGGGCACCCTGACAGGCAGACTGCCCAGCGCGATGGCGACCCTCGCCATTCCGCTCGCGCTACGTGAGGCGGGTGCCTCGTACGGGTTCGTCGGCATCGCCACCGGAACGTTCGCCATCGCGACCGCAGTTGGTGGCCCACTCCTGGGCCGGGCGGTCGACCACGTCGGGCAGCCGAAGGTGCTCGTTCCCACGGCCGTTCTCGCGGGGATGGGCTTCACGTTGATCGGTGTGGTGCCGGGGAAGCCGGCCTGGGTGCTGGTGGGGGCGGCACTGGCAGGCGTCGCGACGCCCCCGTTGGAGCCGTGCCTGCGGGTGCTCTGGCCGAGGATCCTCCCGGCAGCCCGGCTGGACCGGGCCTACGCCCTGGACGCGGGCGCACAGGAGTTGGTCTTCGTCGGTGCTCCGCTGATGGTCGCGGGCACCGTGGCCGTCACGTTCCCGGCCATGGCGCTGTGGCTGGCGGCTCTGCTCGGCGCGCTCGGTGTACTGATCGTGGTGACCGCGGCACCCTCGCGGGAGTACCGCGCCGAAGAACGTGCCGCACACTGGCTGGGCCCGCTGCGCAGCAGGGGTCTCGTGGTGCTCCTGACCGGCCTCGTCGGCACCGGCGTTGCCATCGGCACCCTGAACGTCCTGGTCATCTTCTATGCCGAGCAGCACCGGCTGCCCGGTGGCGCGGGGACGTTGCTGGCCCTGAACGCCGCAGGCGCACTGGTCGGCGCGCTCGGCTATGGAGCGTTGCGCTGGGAGATGCCCCTGCCGCGCCGTGGCCTTCTGCTGGCTGGCGGGATGACGATCGGCTACGGCCTGCTCATCCTCCTGCCCGCACCGCCCCTGATGGCCGTTCTCATGATCCTTACCGGACTGTTCCTCGCCCCGCTGCTGACCGTGAGCTTCGTCCTGGTGGACCGGCTCGCCCCGCCGGGCACCGTCACCGAGGCGTTCGCCTGGCTGATCACCGTCTTCACCAGTGGCATTGCCCTCGGGGCCGCCGTGGCGGGTGCGGTGATCGAACGGGCTTCCCCGACCTGGGCCGCCGTCGGCGGTGCTCTGGCCACCGTCGGTACCGTCGTCGTCCTGCTCGCCGGACGGAACACGCTGGCCGGTCGGGTCACCGTGCCGGCCACCGACCGGGTGCCGGCGTGA
- a CDS encoding cytidine deaminase, whose protein sequence is MDIDWERLRAAATEVMRHAYVPYSRFPVGAAALVDDGRVVVGCNVENAAYGVVLCAECGVVSALHSSGGGRLLALSCVDATGEPLMPCGRCRQLLWEHGGPECLIEAKGGPLRMAELLPHAFDVNDLEAVVGEAPVPVVPERLAAWRGRGTVFVHPDLDAGQQVWTAYWERSAGDDVGAETGVLEEAPNWDDPAAAITWGLARTPRVVVVDAGGTIYWAGEGEPPVEIPVRWPGESEGEER, encoded by the coding sequence ATGGACATCGACTGGGAACGGCTGCGTGCCGCCGCCACCGAGGTCATGCGGCACGCGTACGTGCCCTACTCGCGTTTCCCGGTCGGGGCCGCCGCCCTGGTCGACGACGGCCGGGTGGTGGTCGGCTGCAACGTCGAGAACGCCGCGTACGGCGTGGTGCTCTGCGCCGAGTGCGGGGTGGTCTCCGCGCTGCACTCCTCCGGTGGCGGGCGGCTGCTCGCCCTCTCCTGCGTGGACGCCACCGGCGAACCGCTGATGCCGTGCGGCCGGTGCCGGCAGCTGCTCTGGGAGCACGGCGGCCCGGAGTGCCTCATCGAGGCGAAGGGCGGCCCGCTGCGGATGGCCGAGCTGCTGCCGCACGCGTTCGACGTGAACGACCTGGAGGCGGTGGTCGGCGAGGCTCCGGTGCCGGTGGTGCCGGAGCGGCTGGCCGCCTGGCGGGGCCGGGGGACCGTCTTCGTGCATCCCGACCTCGACGCCGGGCAGCAGGTCTGGACGGCGTACTGGGAACGGTCGGCCGGCGACGACGTCGGCGCCGAGACCGGCGTGCTGGAGGAGGCCCCGAACTGGGACGACCCGGCTGCGGCGATCACCTGGGGGCTCGCCCGGACGCCCCGGGTGGTGGTGGTCGACGCGGGCGGCACCATCTACTGGGCCGGCGAGGGCGAACCACCGGTGGAGATCCCGGTCCGGTGGCCCGGCGAGTCCGAAGGAGAAGAGCGATGA
- a CDS encoding thymidine phosphorylase, whose amino-acid sequence MSGFAAVDVIRAKRDGGVLSDAQIDWVVDAYTRGLVADEQMSALAMAILLRGMTAPEIARWTAAMIASGERLDLSAVDRPTVDKHSTGGVGDKITLPLTPLVAACGAAVPQLSGRGLGHTGGTLDKLESIPGWRAALSNDEFIAQLRDVGAVICAAGEGLAPADRKLYALRDVTGTVEAIPLIASSIMSKKIAEGTGALVLDVKVGSGAFMKSVDDARELARTMVELGGAHGVRTVALLTDMSTPLGLAVGNAVEVTESVEVLAGGGPADVVELTLALAREMLDAAGLPDADPAAALRNGRAMDSWRAMVRAQGGDPDAPMPKADEVEVVRADADGFVAAVDAYAVGVAAWRLGAGRARKEDPVSVPAGVVLHKRPGDPVRAGDPLYELRASDAGRIPAALAEAAGAVRITPTAPAATPLVIERIA is encoded by the coding sequence ATGAGCGGGTTCGCGGCAGTCGACGTCATCCGCGCCAAGCGGGACGGCGGGGTGCTCTCCGACGCGCAGATCGACTGGGTGGTCGACGCGTACACCCGGGGGCTGGTGGCCGACGAGCAGATGTCCGCGCTGGCCATGGCGATCCTGCTACGCGGCATGACCGCCCCGGAGATCGCCCGCTGGACGGCCGCGATGATCGCCAGCGGCGAGCGGCTGGACCTCTCCGCCGTCGACCGGCCCACGGTGGACAAGCACTCCACCGGCGGCGTCGGTGACAAGATCACCCTGCCGCTGACCCCGCTCGTCGCGGCCTGCGGCGCGGCGGTGCCGCAGCTCTCCGGGCGGGGCCTGGGACACACCGGAGGCACCCTCGACAAGCTGGAGTCCATCCCAGGCTGGCGGGCCGCGCTGAGCAACGACGAGTTCATCGCCCAGCTCCGCGACGTCGGCGCGGTGATCTGCGCCGCCGGGGAGGGACTCGCCCCGGCCGACCGCAAGCTCTACGCCCTGCGCGACGTCACCGGCACCGTCGAGGCCATCCCGCTGATCGCCAGCTCGATCATGAGCAAGAAGATCGCCGAGGGCACCGGCGCGCTGGTGCTCGACGTGAAGGTCGGCTCCGGGGCGTTCATGAAGTCCGTCGACGACGCCCGCGAGCTGGCCCGCACCATGGTCGAGCTGGGCGGCGCGCACGGCGTGCGGACCGTCGCCCTGCTCACCGACATGTCCACCCCGCTCGGTCTGGCGGTCGGCAACGCCGTCGAGGTGACCGAATCGGTGGAGGTGCTCGCCGGGGGCGGCCCCGCCGACGTCGTCGAGCTGACCCTGGCCCTGGCCCGGGAGATGCTCGACGCCGCCGGCCTGCCGGACGCCGACCCGGCCGCCGCGCTGCGGAACGGTCGGGCGATGGACTCCTGGCGGGCGATGGTCCGGGCGCAGGGCGGTGACCCGGACGCCCCGATGCCGAAGGCCGACGAGGTCGAGGTGGTCCGCGCCGACGCCGACGGGTTCGTCGCGGCCGTGGACGCGTACGCGGTCGGGGTGGCCGCGTGGCGGCTCGGCGCGGGCCGGGCCCGCAAGGAGGACCCGGTCAGCGTCCCGGCCGGGGTGGTGCTGCACAAGCGCCCCGGCGATCCGGTCCGGGCCGGCGACCCCCTCTACGAGCTGCGCGCCTCCGACGCCGGCCGGATCCCGGCCGCGCTGGCCGAGGCGGCGGGGGCGGTCCGGATCACCCCGACCGCGCCGGCGGCGACGCCGCTGGTGATCGAGCGGATCGCCTGA
- a CDS encoding DUF4272 domain-containing protein → MTAVPVPDPGAVREASLDELGRLGLPLPPENFPLVWESGDEVELRPTVEVEARIAVLHLILARCFGMSTEAAMSWLLASRLVDSVTPPEWDFVTAGKGDHRSFVLHHDALFALTWVLGLTRQLDPSLPVDQDLVAKLPNIVGGETFDRWRGRLLVAPQHPADAAALLDLHYCLDWAYLKSEREGLPLPGEIDSHSIGQRRWALEWAVVLRGQYHDPPPGWEEVDLST, encoded by the coding sequence GTGACCGCCGTACCCGTACCCGATCCGGGGGCCGTCCGTGAGGCGAGCCTCGACGAGCTGGGCCGGCTCGGACTGCCCCTGCCGCCGGAGAACTTCCCGCTGGTGTGGGAGTCGGGGGACGAGGTCGAGCTGCGGCCGACCGTGGAGGTCGAGGCGCGGATCGCCGTACTCCACCTGATCCTGGCCCGCTGCTTCGGGATGTCCACCGAGGCGGCGATGAGCTGGCTGCTCGCCTCGCGGCTGGTGGACTCGGTCACCCCACCGGAATGGGACTTCGTCACCGCCGGCAAGGGCGACCACCGGTCGTTCGTCCTGCACCACGACGCCCTCTTCGCGCTGACCTGGGTGCTCGGCCTGACCAGGCAGCTCGACCCGTCCCTGCCGGTCGACCAGGACCTGGTCGCGAAGTTGCCGAACATCGTCGGCGGGGAGACCTTCGACAGGTGGCGGGGACGGCTGCTCGTCGCCCCGCAGCATCCGGCCGACGCGGCGGCCCTGCTGGACCTGCACTACTGCCTGGACTGGGCGTACCTGAAGTCGGAGCGGGAAGGGCTGCCGCTGCCGGGGGAGATCGACTCGCACTCCATCGGGCAGCGACGGTGGGCGCTGGAGTGGGCCGTGGTGCTGCGCGGCCAGTACCACGACCCGCCCCCGGGGTGGGAAGAGGTCGACCTCTCCACCTGA
- a CDS encoding putative RNA methyltransferase, producing MDPEIVSRLRCPVCAGSLASATAGTAQALRCPRGHSFDIARQGYVNLLAGRTPHTGDSAAMVAARADFLAAGHYDVVSSALADAAARALADHRPSTGTPTDRATPTDPAPARPTPTDTVPAGGAYPLVVEPGAGTGRHLAAVLAALPDAVGLALDVSKPALRRAARAHPRAGAALADTWQRLPLADASVAVLVNVFAPRNGAEFRRVLDPTGTLLVVTPVADHLAELVDALDLLRVDPAKAERVAGSLAGHFTGIGTTQHRARLTLTRSEVETLVGMGPSAWHTEPARIAARIAALAEPVTVTAAVQLSRYRPA from the coding sequence GTGGATCCGGAGATCGTCAGCCGGCTGCGCTGTCCGGTCTGCGCCGGGTCGCTCGCGTCGGCCACCGCCGGCACCGCGCAGGCCCTGCGCTGCCCACGCGGCCACAGCTTCGACATCGCCCGCCAGGGGTACGTGAACCTGCTGGCCGGGCGCACCCCGCACACCGGGGACAGTGCCGCGATGGTCGCCGCCCGGGCGGACTTCCTCGCTGCCGGACACTACGACGTGGTCTCGTCGGCGCTCGCCGACGCCGCCGCACGGGCACTGGCCGACCACCGGCCGAGCACCGGAACGCCGACCGACCGGGCGACGCCGACCGACCCGGCCCCGGCTCGGCCGACACCGACCGACACGGTGCCGGCCGGTGGGGCGTACCCGCTGGTGGTGGAGCCGGGGGCGGGCACCGGCCGGCACCTGGCCGCGGTGCTGGCGGCGCTGCCCGACGCCGTGGGCCTGGCGCTCGACGTCTCGAAGCCGGCGTTGCGCCGCGCGGCCCGCGCCCACCCCCGGGCCGGCGCGGCACTCGCCGACACCTGGCAACGGCTTCCGCTGGCTGATGCCTCGGTGGCCGTGCTGGTGAACGTCTTCGCCCCCCGCAACGGGGCGGAGTTCCGCCGCGTCCTCGACCCGACCGGCACGCTGCTGGTGGTCACGCCGGTCGCGGATCATCTGGCCGAACTGGTCGACGCGCTCGACCTGCTGCGGGTGGACCCGGCGAAGGCCGAGCGGGTGGCCGGCAGCCTGGCCGGCCACTTCACCGGGATCGGCACCACGCAACACCGGGCGCGGCTCACGCTGACCCGGTCGGAGGTCGAGACGCTGGTGGGGATGGGGCCGAGCGCCTGGCACACCGAGCCGGCCCGGATCGCCGCGCGGATCGCCGCCCTGGCCGAGCCGGTCACGGTGACCGCCGCCGTCCAGCTGTCCCGCTACCGCCCGGCCTGA
- a CDS encoding adenosine deaminase, translated as MVAIGYEDIVKVPKALLHDHLDGGLRPATVVELAAEVGHELPTTDPEALGRWFVEAADSGSLERYLETFAHTVSVMQTASALTRVARECALDLAADGVVYAEVRFAPEQHLEQDLTLDQVVEAVLAGFAEGSELAARAGTPIRVGTLLTAMRHAARSQEIAELAVRHRDTGVVGFDIAGAEAGFPPTRHLDAFEYLQRENFHFTIHAGEAFGLPSIWQAIQWCGADRLGHGVRIVDDITVGDDHPQLGRLAAYVRDKRIPLELCPSSNVQTGAAPSIGEHPIGLLRDLRFRVTVNTDNRLMSGTSMSREMALLVDAFGYGWKELQWFTINAMKSAFIPFDERLRIIDDVIKPAYAKLLS; from the coding sequence ATGGTCGCGATCGGATACGAGGACATCGTCAAGGTCCCGAAGGCGTTGCTGCACGATCACCTCGACGGCGGCCTGCGGCCGGCGACGGTGGTCGAGCTGGCCGCCGAGGTGGGCCACGAGCTGCCCACCACCGACCCGGAGGCGCTGGGCCGGTGGTTCGTCGAGGCGGCGGACTCCGGCTCACTGGAGCGTTACCTGGAGACCTTCGCCCACACGGTGTCGGTCATGCAGACCGCTTCGGCGTTGACCCGGGTGGCCCGGGAGTGCGCGCTCGACCTGGCCGCCGACGGGGTGGTCTACGCCGAGGTGCGGTTCGCACCCGAGCAGCACCTGGAGCAGGACCTCACCCTCGACCAGGTGGTCGAGGCGGTGCTCGCCGGTTTCGCCGAGGGCAGTGAGCTGGCCGCCCGTGCCGGCACCCCGATCCGGGTCGGCACGCTGCTCACCGCGATGCGGCACGCCGCCCGGTCGCAGGAGATCGCCGAGCTGGCCGTCCGGCACCGGGACACCGGCGTGGTCGGCTTCGACATCGCCGGTGCCGAGGCGGGCTTCCCGCCCACCCGGCACCTGGACGCCTTCGAGTACCTCCAGCGGGAGAACTTCCACTTCACCATCCACGCCGGTGAGGCGTTCGGCCTGCCGTCGATCTGGCAGGCGATCCAGTGGTGCGGCGCGGACCGCCTCGGGCACGGGGTGCGGATCGTCGACGACATCACCGTCGGCGACGACCATCCGCAGCTCGGCCGGCTGGCCGCGTACGTGCGGGACAAGCGGATCCCGCTGGAGCTGTGCCCGTCGTCCAACGTGCAGACCGGTGCCGCGCCGTCGATCGGCGAACACCCGATCGGCCTCCTGCGCGACCTGCGGTTCCGGGTCACGGTCAACACCGACAACCGACTGATGAGCGGCACCTCGATGTCGCGGGAGATGGCGCTGCTGGTGGACGCCTTCGGCTACGGCTGGAAGGAACTCCAGTGGTTCACCATCAACGCGATGAAGAGCGCCTTCATCCCGTTCGACGAGCGGCTCAGGATCATCGACGACGTCATCAAGCCGGCGTACGCGAAGCTGCTCTCCTGA
- a CDS encoding uridine kinase family protein, with protein sequence METPHRVVLLAGPSGSGKSYIAHRTGLPVLCLDDFYKNGDDPTLPRRHGRIDWDSPHAWDAGSAVETIARLAHDGKAEVPVYAIGEDRRVATRTFDLAGSPFFVAEGIFAAEIVAECRELGLLAGAYALRRPRGATFVRRLSRDLAEQRKAPRVLLRRGLTLLREEPAVLRRQTGLGAEAAKAREVLRRVAALLSGHPHQP encoded by the coding sequence ATGGAAACCCCGCACCGTGTCGTCCTGCTCGCCGGCCCTTCGGGCTCCGGAAAGTCCTACATCGCGCACCGAACCGGACTTCCGGTGCTCTGCCTGGACGATTTCTACAAGAATGGCGACGATCCTACGTTGCCCCGCCGACACGGCCGAATCGACTGGGATTCGCCGCACGCCTGGGATGCCGGGTCCGCCGTGGAAACCATTGCTCGACTGGCTCACGACGGCAAGGCCGAAGTGCCGGTTTATGCGATCGGCGAAGACCGTCGAGTAGCCACCCGGACATTCGATCTCGCCGGGTCGCCATTCTTCGTCGCCGAAGGGATTTTCGCCGCCGAGATCGTCGCCGAATGCCGTGAGCTGGGCCTTCTCGCCGGTGCATACGCTCTTCGCCGGCCGCGTGGCGCGACTTTCGTCCGCCGCCTGAGCCGGGACCTGGCGGAACAGCGCAAGGCACCGCGGGTGCTCCTCCGCCGCGGCCTGACGTTGCTGCGCGAGGAACCCGCGGTGTTGCGCCGGCAGACCGGACTGGGCGCGGAGGCGGCGAAGGCACGGGAGGTGTTGCGGCGGGTGGCCGCGTTGCTCTCCGGCCACCCGCACCAACCCTGA